A section of the Lathamus discolor isolate bLatDis1 chromosome 6, bLatDis1.hap1, whole genome shotgun sequence genome encodes:
- the MRPL28 gene encoding large ribosomal subunit protein bL28m yields MPLHRFPPRLWPELRLREGICARLPQHYLRALRDGAPPTPVHWRPHGLRSRRNARTGQWERVQDVPVPVHLPRAAHEGLWGGEGWIRGFRYARNDKLSTRLPKTWKPQLFERQFYSEILDATLTITVTMRTLDLIDEAYGFDFYILKTPKADMCSKLGMDLKRTMLLRLARRDPKLHPDDPAKREAIYNKYKEFVIPEEEAEWVGLSLEEAIEKQRLLEKKDPVPLFKVYAEELVNQLKEQAEKKQ; encoded by the exons ATGCCGCTGCACCGGTTCCCGCCGCGGCTGTGGCCGGAGCTGCGGCTGCGGGAGGGCATCTGCGCGCGGCTGCCGCAGCACTACCTGCGCGCGCTGCGGGACGGCGCCCCGCCCACGCCCGTGCACTGGCGGCCGCACGGGCTGCGCAGCCGCCGCAACGCGCGCACGGGGCAGTGGGAGCGCGTGCAGgacgtgcccgtgcccgtgcacCTGCCGCGCGCGGCGCACGAGGGGCTCTGGGGCGGCGAGGGCTGGATCCGCGGCTTCCGCTACGCGCGCAACGACAAG CTCTCCACCAGGCTGCCCAAGACCTGGAAGCCGCAGCTGTTCGAGCGGCAGTTCTACAGCGAGATCCTGGACGCCACGCTGACCATCACCGTCACCATGCGCACCCTGGACCTCATCGACGAGGCCTACGGCTTTGACTTCTACATCCTCAAG ACCCCAAAAGCTGATATGTGCTCGAAGCTCGGGATGGATTTGAAGCGAACTATGCTGCTGCGACTTGCACGGCGGGATCCTAAACTGCATCCCGATGATCCAGCCAAGAGAGAGGCCATCTATAACAAGTACAAG GAATTTGTAATCCCAGAAGAGGAAGCTGAATGGGTCGGCTTGAGTTTAGAAGAAGCAATAGAAAAACAGAGGCTCCTAGAAAAAAAG GACCCTGTCCCGCTCTTTAAGGTGTATGCTGAAGAGCTCGTCAACCAGCTTAAAGAACAGGCAGAGAAGAAGCAGTAG